Proteins encoded together in one Riemerella anatipestifer window:
- a CDS encoding HU family DNA-binding protein, with the protein MPVKFKAIERGQPGVSGGGNKKWYASPNMSGEKTLTDLTRDIEKISTVSGADIRAVLYALVDVMQSSLANGQIVRLGELGSLRVSFSSEGKATEKEVTASAIKQAKVIFTPAKGIKDTLATLTYEKA; encoded by the coding sequence ATGCCAGTAAAATTTAAAGCAATCGAAAGAGGTCAGCCCGGCGTAAGCGGTGGCGGCAACAAAAAATGGTATGCTTCTCCTAATATGAGCGGAGAGAAAACCCTAACCGACCTTACCAGAGACATAGAGAAAATCTCTACGGTAAGCGGAGCGGACATCAGAGCGGTACTTTATGCCTTGGTAGATGTAATGCAGTCGTCCTTAGCTAATGGACAAATCGTTCGTCTGGGAGAGTTGGGCAGTCTGCGAGTGAGTTTCAGTAGTGAGGGTAAAGCTACGGAGAAAGAAGTAACCGCTAGTGCCATTAAACAAGCTAAAGTGATTTTCACTCCCGCTAAAGGAATAAAAGATACCCTAGCGACACTCACTTACGAGAAGGCTTAG